The following coding sequences lie in one Cucurbita pepo subsp. pepo cultivar mu-cu-16 chromosome LG13, ASM280686v2, whole genome shotgun sequence genomic window:
- the LOC111808095 gene encoding uncharacterized protein LOC111808095, translating to MALSSCSPTSISLHSRSPRTSFSITRRPFVILASSADDSPRPSLRISANSNPKARFVARRSESVTVRQLARPLNEYMSLPASQYSVLDAERIERIDDCTFRCYVYRFKFFAFEVCPVLIVRVEVQPNGCCIKLLSCKLEGSPIVVAQNDKFDANMVNQISYDVNRGSSPLQKLTSDTVIEVNIEIPFAFRAIPVQAIESAGTQVLEQILKLMLPRFTAQLVKDYQAWASGDTSRQPLGTGEI from the exons ATGGCGTTGAGTTCTTGCTCGCCGACTTCCATTTCACTCCACTCTAGAAGCCCTAGAACTTCTTTTTCCATCACTCGTAGACCATTCGTTATACTTGCCTCCTCTGCGGATGATTCTCCCAGGCCTTCGCTTCGAATCTCCGCGAATTCCAATCCGAAAGCGCGCTTCGTTGCCCGGAGGAGCGAGTCCGTCACTGTTCGGCAGCTGGCGCGGCCTCTAA ATGAGTATATGAGTTTGCCGGCTAGTCAGTACTCGGTGTTGGATGCGGAGAGGATTGAGCGGATTGATGATTGCACCTTTAGGTGCTATGTTTATAGATTTAAGTTCTTTGCTTTTGAGGTTTGCCCTGTTTTGATTGTTCGAGTTGAAGTGCAGCCTAATGGCTGTTGCATCAAGCTTCTGTCGTGTAAG CTTGAGGGCTCGCCAATCGTGGTTGCACAGAATGATAAATTTGATG CTAATATGGTGAACCAGATATCTTATGATGTCAATCGAGGCAGCTCACCCTTGCAGAAACTCACATCGGACACTGTCATTGAG GTTAACATCGAGATTCCTTTCGCCTTTCGTGCAATTCCTGTACAAGCAATTGAATCAGCTGGGACCCAAGTCCTGGAACAAATACTGAAGCTTATGCTTCCCCGCTTCACAGCCCAG CTTGTGAAGGACTATCAAGCATGGGCCTCAGGTGATACATCAAGGCAACCCCTTGGAACAGGTGAGATCTGA
- the LOC111808489 gene encoding acyl-CoA-binding domain-containing protein 4-like isoform X2 — translation MDVDSWRWGLAYDQWVALPVTGSRPPARYKHAAAVVDQKLYIVGGSRNGRYLSDVQVLNLSNFSWSALKLQMNPGVENSEGNGGLVEALPPIAGHSMVKWDKKLIMLGGNLKGSSDRILVHCIDLETGTWSVMETSGKVPIACAGHSATLFGSKIIMFGGEDSSRRLINDIHVLDLETLTWDLVETKQTPPAPRFDHTAAMHADHYLLVFGGCSHSAFFSDLHVLDFHTMEWSQPQIQGDLATPRAGHAGITIDENWYIVGGGDNKNGCPETIVLNMSKLSWLALTSVKQREPLASEGISISLATIDEDKYLVAFGGYNGKYNNEVFIMRPKPRDSSRPKIFQSPAAAAAAASVTAAYALAKTEKLDFAIIEDGVSKRREEKHSQPNGTIELEALREEKANLELTLAEVHGESSKLKQEIDEVNSTHAELSKEFQSVQGQLIAERSRCFKLEAQIAELQKMLESMQSIENEVQLLRERKSALEKHMEDASSVEKQAPGGVWRWIAGGNN, via the exons ATGGATGTCGACAGTTGGCGCTGGGGATTGGCCTATGATCAGTGGGTAGCTTTGCCGGTGACTGGTTCTCGACCGCCAGCTCGTTATAAg CATGCTGCAGCAGTTGTTGATCAGAAACTGTACATTGTCGGTGGAAGCCGTAATGGCCGATATCTCTCTGATGTTCAG GTCTTGAACCTTAGCAATTTTTCATGGTCCGCTCTTAAACTTCAAATGAATCCTGGTGTAGAGAATTCTGAAGGCAATGGTGGCCTAGTTGAGGCTCTTCCACCCATTGCAGGGCATAGTATG GTCAAATGGGATAAGAAACTCATTATGCTTGGTGGAAATTTAAAAGGATCGTCTGATAGAATTTTGG TTCATTGCATTGATCTAGAAACAGGCACATGGAGTGTTATGGAGACCTCTGGAAAAGTTCCG aTTGCTTGTGCTGGACATTCAGCGACTCTTTTTGGTTCTAAAATCATAATGTTCGGCGGAGAAGACAGTAGCAGGAGGCTTATAAATGACATCCACGTTCTTGATTTAGAGACATTAACCTGGGATTTGGTGGAGACAAA GCAGACACCGCCAGCTCCAAGATTTGATCACACAGCCGCAATGCATGCAGACCACTACCTTCTAGTTTTTGGCGGATGCTCTCATTCAGCCTTTTTTAGTGATCTTCATGTGCTGGATTTTCATACT ATGGAGTGGTCTCAGCCACAAATACAGGGTGATTTGGCTACTCCTAGGGCAGGTCATGCTGGTATAACCATTGACGAGAACTGGTATATAGTCGGTGGTGGtgataataaaaatg GTTGCCCAGAGACAATTGTGCTAAATATGTCTAAGCTTTCTTGGCTAGCTTTGACCAGCGTAAAGCAAAGAGAACCCCTTGCTAGTGAG GGAATCAGTATTAGTTTGGCTACAATTGATGAAGATAAATATCTGGTTGCTTTTGGCGGTTACAACGGAAAGTATAACAATGAG GTTTTTATCATGAGACCCAAACCAAGAGACTCATCACGTCCTAAGATATTCCAATCACCAGcagcagcggcggcggcggcatcTGTTACTGCTGCATATGCCTTAGCCAAGACTGAAAAGTTGGACTTCGCAATAATAGAAGATGGTGTCTCCAAgcgaagagaagaaaagcattCTCAACCAAATGGTACTATTGAACTTGAGGCCCTTAGGGAAGAGAAAGCCAATTTGGAACTAACACTTGCTGAAGTTCATGGAGAAAGTTCTAAACTTAAACAAGAGATTGATGAAGTAAACAGCACTCATGCAGAGCTGTCTAAG GAATTTCAGTCAGTGCAAGGTCAATTAATAGCTGAACGATCAAGATGCTTTAAATTGGAG GCACAAATAGCTGAGTTGCAAAAGATGCTAGAATCGATGCAATCCATTGAGAATGAGGTCCAACTACTGAGGGAACGAAAATCTGCCCTGGAGAAACATATGGAGGATGCTTCATCAGTTGAGAAACAAGCTCCTGGAGGAGTGTGGCGGTGGATCGCCGGGGGTAACAACTAG
- the LOC111808489 gene encoding acyl-CoA-binding domain-containing protein 4-like isoform X1, whose translation MDVDSWRWGLAYDQWVALPVTGSRPPARYKHAAAVVDQKLYIVGGSRNGRYLSDVQVLNLSNFSWSALKLQMNPGVENSEGNGGLVEALPPIAGHSMVKWDKKLIMLGGNLKGSSDRILVLAVHCIDLETGTWSVMETSGKVPIACAGHSATLFGSKIIMFGGEDSSRRLINDIHVLDLETLTWDLVETKQTPPAPRFDHTAAMHADHYLLVFGGCSHSAFFSDLHVLDFHTMEWSQPQIQGDLATPRAGHAGITIDENWYIVGGGDNKNGCPETIVLNMSKLSWLALTSVKQREPLASEGISISLATIDEDKYLVAFGGYNGKYNNEVFIMRPKPRDSSRPKIFQSPAAAAAAASVTAAYALAKTEKLDFAIIEDGVSKRREEKHSQPNGTIELEALREEKANLELTLAEVHGESSKLKQEIDEVNSTHAELSKEFQSVQGQLIAERSRCFKLEAQIAELQKMLESMQSIENEVQLLRERKSALEKHMEDASSVEKQAPGGVWRWIAGGNN comes from the exons ATGGATGTCGACAGTTGGCGCTGGGGATTGGCCTATGATCAGTGGGTAGCTTTGCCGGTGACTGGTTCTCGACCGCCAGCTCGTTATAAg CATGCTGCAGCAGTTGTTGATCAGAAACTGTACATTGTCGGTGGAAGCCGTAATGGCCGATATCTCTCTGATGTTCAG GTCTTGAACCTTAGCAATTTTTCATGGTCCGCTCTTAAACTTCAAATGAATCCTGGTGTAGAGAATTCTGAAGGCAATGGTGGCCTAGTTGAGGCTCTTCCACCCATTGCAGGGCATAGTATG GTCAAATGGGATAAGAAACTCATTATGCTTGGTGGAAATTTAAAAGGATCGTCTGATAGAATTTTGG TCCTTGCAGTTCATTGCATTGATCTAGAAACAGGCACATGGAGTGTTATGGAGACCTCTGGAAAAGTTCCG aTTGCTTGTGCTGGACATTCAGCGACTCTTTTTGGTTCTAAAATCATAATGTTCGGCGGAGAAGACAGTAGCAGGAGGCTTATAAATGACATCCACGTTCTTGATTTAGAGACATTAACCTGGGATTTGGTGGAGACAAA GCAGACACCGCCAGCTCCAAGATTTGATCACACAGCCGCAATGCATGCAGACCACTACCTTCTAGTTTTTGGCGGATGCTCTCATTCAGCCTTTTTTAGTGATCTTCATGTGCTGGATTTTCATACT ATGGAGTGGTCTCAGCCACAAATACAGGGTGATTTGGCTACTCCTAGGGCAGGTCATGCTGGTATAACCATTGACGAGAACTGGTATATAGTCGGTGGTGGtgataataaaaatg GTTGCCCAGAGACAATTGTGCTAAATATGTCTAAGCTTTCTTGGCTAGCTTTGACCAGCGTAAAGCAAAGAGAACCCCTTGCTAGTGAG GGAATCAGTATTAGTTTGGCTACAATTGATGAAGATAAATATCTGGTTGCTTTTGGCGGTTACAACGGAAAGTATAACAATGAG GTTTTTATCATGAGACCCAAACCAAGAGACTCATCACGTCCTAAGATATTCCAATCACCAGcagcagcggcggcggcggcatcTGTTACTGCTGCATATGCCTTAGCCAAGACTGAAAAGTTGGACTTCGCAATAATAGAAGATGGTGTCTCCAAgcgaagagaagaaaagcattCTCAACCAAATGGTACTATTGAACTTGAGGCCCTTAGGGAAGAGAAAGCCAATTTGGAACTAACACTTGCTGAAGTTCATGGAGAAAGTTCTAAACTTAAACAAGAGATTGATGAAGTAAACAGCACTCATGCAGAGCTGTCTAAG GAATTTCAGTCAGTGCAAGGTCAATTAATAGCTGAACGATCAAGATGCTTTAAATTGGAG GCACAAATAGCTGAGTTGCAAAAGATGCTAGAATCGATGCAATCCATTGAGAATGAGGTCCAACTACTGAGGGAACGAAAATCTGCCCTGGAGAAACATATGGAGGATGCTTCATCAGTTGAGAAACAAGCTCCTGGAGGAGTGTGGCGGTGGATCGCCGGGGGTAACAACTAG
- the LOC111808067 gene encoding uncharacterized protein LOC111808067: MHAIKGGWIGRPLALAKSNESEGRKTRIRRSKEERKAMVEVFIKKYQESNNGSFPSLNLTHKEVGGSFYTVREIVRDIIQENRVLGPGKWLLEEHSTDYSLEENPLHSIAIEPQSPLTISSEEVDFPVNYNQYINEPIFVSDEQCTSTNIQGSQNVTVINGSPADMSDKESDELKKVEEVVREESGMPFNHVTPFTTDVVVETFPLDSISFAVDSSDVRSEALISTSASEKQPSHTMELGSDVGLVNNKGNNSTASGYVVKKADENCAAPLSETKSDLVEVAQIVETSNGSTKKEASIYEVEGPDTPIPVISEQGQKSSETKAPNASPSVTKNLNKAFSNSFDQTSKTKEETGMENEVEAEQNGGSTLNRINLESWEGMSKNSSKPENNPLLEIFKAFISAFVKFWSE, translated from the exons ATGCATGCTATAAAGGGTGGGTGGATAGGGCGTCCTCTTGCCCTAGCCAAAAGCAACGAGTCTGAAGGGAGGAAGACTAGAATTCGGCGTTCAAAGGAGGAAAGGAAGGCAATGGTTGAAGTCTTCATAAAAAA GTATCAGGAATCAAATAATGGGAGCTTCCCCTCGCTCAACCTTACTCACAAGGAAGTTGGTGGATCTTTCTATACAGTGCGAGAGATTGTACGTGATATAATCCAAGAAAATAGAGTCCTTGGTCCAGGAAAGTGGTTATTAGAAGAGCACAGCACTGATTATTCACTTGAAGAGAATCCACTCCACTCGATTGCTATTGAACCTCAATCTCCTTTAACAATATCATCAGAGGAAGTTGATTTTCCAGTCAACTACAACCAATATATAAATGAACCAATCTTCGTGTCAGATGAGCAATGCACTTCAACAAATATTCAGGGATCACAGAATGTGACAGTAATTAATGGCAGCCCGGCAGATATGAGTGACAAGGAGTCTGATGAACTCAAGAAAGTAGAGGAAGTGGTGAGAGAGGAATCAGGAATGCCATTTAATCATGTAACTCCTTTTACAACAGATGTCGTGGTTGAGACATTCCCGTTAGATTCGATTTCTTTTGCTGTCGATAGTTCAGATGTAAGATCTGAGGCATTGATTTCAACCAGCGCCTCAGAAAAGCAACCGAGTCATACCATGGAGTTAGGATCAGATGTTGGCTTGGTTAACAATAAAGGTAATAATTCCACGGCTTCTGGTTATGTAGTCAAGAAAGCAGATGAAAATTGTGCTGCTCCATTATCAGAAACAAAGTCTGATTTGGTGGAGGTAGCACAAATTGTTGAAACCTCTAATGGATCAACTAAGAAAGAAGCTAGCATATATGAAGTTGAAGGTCCTGATACTCCAATACCTGTGATCTCTGAACAAGGCCAGAAATCTAGTGAAACCAAG GCTCCTAATGCTTCTCCAAGTGTTACCAAGAATCTCAACAAGGCATTCAGCAATAGCTTTGACCAGACCTCAAAAACCAAAGAGGAGACAGGGATGGAAAATGAAGTAGAGGCTGAACAGAATGGTGGCTCAACATTAAATAGAATCAATCT TGAATCATGGGAAGGGATGTCCAAAAATTCTTCGAAACCCGAAAACAACCCGCTTTTGGAAATCTTCAAAGCATTCATCAGTGCATTCGTGAAGTTTTGGTCCGAGTAA
- the LOC111809306 gene encoding glycine-rich cell wall structural protein 2-like — translation MACSRAVGVALLALFLVDFAFAARSLRGAFGEGGGGGGGGGSGGGGGGLFPGSGYGSGFGSGGGEGYGEGEGDGVFGRGGCGRSGGGGGTGTGFGSGFGSGSGSGFGRGSGGGGGGGRGGGGGGGSGGGNGSGYGSGYGSGSEFGSGSGKGGGGGGGGGGGGGGGGGGGSTGSGSGFGSGYGSGYGSGRGGWKEISP, via the coding sequence ATGGCGTGCAGCAGAGCGGTAGGGGTTGCCTTGTTGGCTTTGTTTCTTGTGGACTTCGCCTTTGCCGCCCGATCGCTAAGAGGAGCTTTCGGTGAAGGAGGAGGCGGGGGAGGTGGTGGTGGGAgtggcggcggaggaggaggactATTTCCGGGTTCGGGTTATGGCTCTGGTTTTGGGTCGGGTGGAGGCGAAGGATACGGTGAGGGAGAAGGCGATGGAGTGTTCGGTAGAGGCGGCTGTGGAAGAagtggtggtggaggtggGACTGGGACTGGGTTTGGTTCCGGATTTGGATCGGGGAGTGGCTCAGGGTTTGGAAGAGGAAGCGGAGGCGGAGGTGGCGGGGGTAGAGGAGGAGGGGGAGGCGGAGGCTCCGGAGGTGGAAATGGATCAGGCTACGGCTCGGGATACGGTAGCGGAAGCGAATTTGGAAGTGGGAGCGGTAAAGGAGGTggaggcggaggcggaggcggaggaggaggaggcgggGGCGGAGGCGGAGGTTCCACTGGGAGTGGCTCCGGGTTTGGTTCAGGATACGGGTCAGGCTATGGCTCCGGACGTGGAGGATGGAAAGAGATTTCGCCGTGA